The window AGGCCGTGACGGTGGCCCGCACGCGCGCCCACGGGTCCGCGCCTGCGGCGGCGGCCGACTCGCCGGCCTCCCTCATCGCGACGGCCAGTGCGCGGTAGGTGGCGTCGAGGACGGTGGAGACCAGGTCGCCCTTGTCCTTGAAGTGCCGGTAGACGCTGGGCGCGGAGATGCCGACCTCGCGGGCGACTCCGCGCAGGGAGAGTGCGTCCTCGCGCCCCGTCTCCTCCAGGATGCGGGTCGCCGCGTCGAGGATCTCCTGCCGCAGCCGCTCGCCCTCGCCCCGCACATTGGGCACCCGCTTGACCTGCGACTTCATGGCCTCCTCCTCGCTACCCGCAGCAGCCTACCGACCCTCGGCGCACTCCGCCTTCAACGGTCGGCGCTTCGTCAGGTCCGACGTCGGGGCTTGACGATTCCTCGATTAACGCTGTTAGTCTAACAATGCTTCGACTAACAGCGTTAACCGATGCTGGAAAGGCACAGTCATGGCCTCGTCTCCGAACGTCCCCGCGTTCACGCTCACCCGCCCGCAGGACGCTCCCCTGGACCCCCCTCCGCTGTATGAGCGGCTGCGTGAGGAACAGCCCGTCACGCGTGTCTCCCTGTGGGAGGGGCGCCTCACTCCGTGGCTGGTGACCCGCTGGGAGGACGCCCGGGCGGTACTGGGCAGCCCGGCGTTCAGCAGCGACCCGACGCACCCCGGTGCACCCAGCTTCAAGGAAGATGAGCAGCCGGCCCCGCGCGGCTTCTTCCAGAACTACGACGACCCCATCCACGCGGCGATGCGGCGCACCCTGACCCGCGAGTTCATGATCAAGCGCATCGACGCGCTGCGCCCGGCCATCGCCCGCCTGACCGACGAACTCCTCACCGACCTGAGTGAGCTGAGCGGCCCCGCCGACTTCGTGGAGCACTTCGCGCTGCCGCTTCCCTCCCTGGTCATCTGCGAACTGCTCGGCGTCCCCTACGAGGAACACCCGTTCTTCCAGGAGCAGTCGAAGACCCTCGTAGACCTGAACGCCACGGGAGAGGAGGCCGCCCGGGCGTTCGCCAACCTCGGCGAGTATCTGCTGCGCCTCGTGCAGACCAAGCGCGCCACCCCCGGCGACGACGTGGTCACCCGGCTCGCCGCACAGGTGGACGAGGGCGTCATCACCGACCA is drawn from Streptomyces bottropensis ATCC 25435 and contains these coding sequences:
- a CDS encoding cytochrome P450, encoding MASSPNVPAFTLTRPQDAPLDPPPLYERLREEQPVTRVSLWEGRLTPWLVTRWEDARAVLGSPAFSSDPTHPGAPSFKEDEQPAPRGFFQNYDDPIHAAMRRTLTREFMIKRIDALRPAIARLTDELLTDLSELSGPADFVEHFALPLPSLVICELLGVPYEEHPFFQEQSKTLVDLNATGEEAARAFANLGEYLLRLVQTKRATPGDDVVTRLAAQVDEGVITDQDAADLSAFLLFAGHETTANMIALSTITLLDHPDQIPHLLGGPDQVASAVEELLRYLSIVHGGLRRTAIDDVTIGGVTIHAGEGVIIPVHVANRDPEFFTNPDDLDLERANVRRHLAFGYGIHQCLGQPLARAELQIVLPEVFRRLPDLKIAVPMEEIAFKQATAVYGVRELPVTW